In Marivirga salinae, a single window of DNA contains:
- a CDS encoding OmpA family protein, translating into MKIKYILFASTLLFLVSCSTFKRAEKKFEKGEFDSAIDLYEQALKKDDNSAQALFSIAESYRLSNRLEIAEPYYSAAIDSGYTEDEVFYNYSLSLKANSNYDKAKEVLENYLLQANNPEIKKLAEFQLNNLNNIDDILEDQTFYTVKNLEAINTPAAEYAPFFHDGELYFTSTRDEEGRIYKATGDNFSDIYKVKSKGANIDTASIEKLSSIINWSDANEGSVAIDNRGRTMVFARGNTGKRKGLNDVNLYITRYRNSKWSEPELMKINDPEAWNSTPAFSEDGRTLYFSSTREGGFGGVDLYSATVNSRGQWGNVRNLGDKINTPEDEMFPSASQDGKLYFSSNGHPGLGKLDIFVAERKGGEITISHLGKPMNSNKDDFAVFMYSPDRGFFSSDRPGGEGRDDIYTFKNENPNLKIVNYFLAGVTTTHNKNDEEVILPGANVRMFSQDSVLLGEILTGQDGKFNFRVSEEEDYFIIAEKDNYFTTRKTFSTVGKTLDKSQLTSLITNKVFETEILLEEIILDKAFELENIYYDFDSANIRADAALELDKLVTILKDNPPIKIELSSHTDARGEAAYNQELSKRRAESAVAYIISQGIDPSRIKAKGYGESQLIIEDAETEEEHETNRRTEFKVTEYDKEVARRIREQEEAQFKKGTVEVEIKEEKEVPEEASTDEFDFN; encoded by the coding sequence GTGAAGATAAAATATATATTATTTGCTTCAACTTTACTTTTTTTGGTTTCTTGTTCAACTTTTAAAAGAGCGGAAAAGAAGTTTGAAAAGGGAGAGTTTGATTCTGCTATTGACTTATATGAGCAAGCTTTAAAGAAAGATGATAATTCTGCACAAGCATTATTTTCAATCGCAGAATCTTATAGATTGTCTAATAGATTAGAAATAGCAGAACCTTATTATAGCGCTGCAATTGACTCTGGTTATACAGAAGATGAAGTTTTTTATAATTATTCATTATCCCTAAAAGCAAATTCAAATTACGATAAGGCAAAAGAGGTTCTAGAAAATTACCTACTTCAGGCTAACAATCCTGAGATCAAAAAATTAGCTGAATTCCAATTGAATAACTTGAATAATATAGATGACATTCTTGAGGATCAGACTTTTTATACTGTTAAAAATCTAGAAGCAATCAATACCCCAGCCGCTGAATATGCACCATTTTTTCATGATGGTGAGTTGTATTTTACTTCCACTCGAGATGAGGAAGGTAGAATTTATAAAGCCACAGGAGATAATTTTTCTGATATTTATAAAGTAAAATCAAAAGGAGCGAATATTGATACGGCATCTATTGAGAAATTATCATCTATTATTAATTGGTCTGACGCAAATGAAGGTTCTGTAGCCATTGATAACAGAGGTAGAACAATGGTTTTTGCGCGAGGTAATACAGGAAAAAGAAAAGGCTTGAATGATGTAAATCTTTATATCACCCGCTATAGAAATAGTAAATGGTCTGAACCAGAGCTGATGAAAATTAATGATCCTGAAGCATGGAATTCCACTCCGGCTTTTAGTGAAGATGGTCGAACTCTTTATTTTTCATCAACAAGGGAAGGTGGATTTGGTGGAGTAGATTTGTATTCTGCAACTGTGAATAGCCGTGGTCAATGGGGAAATGTTAGAAATTTGGGTGATAAAATAAATACTCCCGAAGATGAAATGTTTCCATCTGCATCACAAGACGGCAAACTATACTTTTCCTCAAATGGACATCCTGGCTTAGGGAAACTCGATATTTTTGTAGCAGAACGAAAAGGAGGGGAAATAACCATCTCACACTTGGGTAAACCCATGAATTCTAATAAAGATGATTTTGCGGTATTTATGTATTCTCCTGACAGAGGTTTCTTTTCAAGTGATCGACCAGGCGGAGAAGGTAGAGATGATATTTACACCTTCAAAAATGAAAATCCGAATTTAAAAATTGTAAACTATTTCTTAGCTGGAGTTACTACTACTCATAATAAAAATGATGAAGAGGTGATTTTACCTGGAGCTAATGTGAGAATGTTTTCACAAGACAGTGTTTTGTTAGGTGAAATTTTGACTGGTCAAGATGGTAAATTCAATTTCAGGGTTTCGGAAGAAGAGGATTACTTTATTATCGCAGAGAAAGACAACTATTTCACCACAAGAAAGACTTTCTCTACTGTAGGAAAGACATTAGATAAAAGTCAGTTGACTTCCTTAATTACCAATAAGGTATTTGAAACTGAAATATTATTGGAAGAGATCATTTTGGATAAAGCCTTCGAACTGGAAAACATCTATTACGATTTCGATTCAGCTAATATTCGTGCTGATGCAGCTCTTGAACTAGATAAATTGGTTACAATCTTAAAAGATAATCCACCTATAAAAATAGAATTAAGCTCACATACCGATGCTAGGGGAGAAGCGGCTTACAACCAAGAGCTATCAAAGCGTAGAGCAGAATCAGCAGTTGCTTATATCATTTCTCAAGGAATTGATCCTTCTAGAATAAAAGCCAAAGGTTATGGTGAAAGTCAACTCATTATTGAAGATGCGGAGACAGAAGAGGAGCACGAAACCAACCGTAGAACTGAATTTAAAGTAACGGAATACGATAAAGAAGTAGCTAGAAGAATTAGAGAGCAAGAAGAAGCTCAGTTCAAAAAAGGAACCGTAGAAGTAGAGATTAAAGAAGAAAAAGAAGTTCCTGAAGAAGCCTCAACTGATGAGTTTGATTTTAATTAG
- a CDS encoding T9SS type A sorting domain-containing protein, giving the protein MKKILFLAFSIVLLVTVFSSHAQTKCETTDAGGIWADAGTWRDANDPTQPCPCENGYPGSTVVTGETDCPATAVIRQNTEVIIGQDTDVYYNGILVINGTLTFNSGNSGGPQAGQLIMDETSDIFISSTASIQALGNNTNQTNNNYITLGTTTVNGSNINTIDDQPKPNQLTQDNLGGGGCSADGSCDADLGDQIGALPIELKSFEALKSGKNISLVWVTAKEENFSHFEIERSIDQDNWSQIGLVQGLGESMSDVNYDFTDRNAPFGVIYYRLKSVDIDATFEYSPVVKIEVGFEGKLAVSPNPVKDASNLKIQVPSEFREDLAYVGLFDLSGLKVQEFRNFNTDGSLQINQKLKSGMYILKVNHNGLQENIRVVIQ; this is encoded by the coding sequence ATGAAAAAGATTTTATTTTTAGCCTTCTCAATTGTACTTTTAGTAACAGTTTTTTCCAGTCATGCGCAGACAAAATGTGAAACCACAGATGCAGGTGGTATTTGGGCTGACGCAGGTACATGGCGAGATGCTAACGATCCAACACAACCATGTCCATGTGAAAACGGATACCCTGGTTCAACCGTTGTGACTGGTGAAACTGATTGTCCTGCAACTGCGGTAATTCGTCAAAATACCGAGGTAATCATTGGCCAAGATACAGATGTATATTACAACGGTATACTTGTTATTAATGGGACACTAACTTTTAATTCAGGAAACTCCGGTGGACCTCAAGCAGGTCAACTTATAATGGATGAGACTTCTGATATTTTTATAAGTAGTACAGCATCTATTCAGGCTTTAGGTAATAACACTAATCAGACTAATAATAACTACATAACATTAGGAACCACTACAGTCAATGGATCTAATATAAATACCATTGACGATCAACCTAAACCCAATCAACTTACTCAAGATAATTTAGGTGGCGGTGGATGTAGTGCAGATGGATCTTGTGATGCCGATCTAGGCGATCAAATCGGAGCCCTACCAATCGAACTAAAATCATTCGAAGCCTTAAAATCAGGTAAAAATATTTCTTTAGTCTGGGTAACTGCTAAAGAAGAAAACTTCTCTCATTTTGAAATTGAGCGTTCAATTGATCAAGACAATTGGTCACAAATTGGCTTAGTGCAAGGTTTGGGTGAAAGCATGTCTGATGTAAATTACGACTTTACTGATAGAAACGCTCCTTTTGGAGTTATTTACTACAGATTAAAATCAGTAGATATTGATGCTACATTTGAATATTCGCCAGTAGTAAAAATTGAAGTTGGTTTCGAAGGTAAATTGGCTGTTTCTCCTAATCCTGTGAAGGATGCTTCCAACCTTAAAATTCAAGTGCCAAGTGAATTTAGAGAAGATTTGGCTTATGTTGGACTATTTGATTTATCTGGATTGAAAGTACAGGAATTCAGAAACTTCAATACTGATGGCTCCTTACAAATCAATCAAAAATTAAAATCTGGTATGTATATACTAAAAGTAAATCATAACGGATTACAAGAAAATATTAGAGTGGTTATTCAGTAA
- a CDS encoding enoyl-CoA hydratase/isomerase family protein: protein MADFENLQLANDNGVLTITINRAEKLNALNIATIEELREAFQDIYDNNEVKSVILTGAGEKAFVAGADISEISELNEMNGRKFSENGQEVFEMIEKCHKPVLAAVNGFALGGGCELAMACHMRIATPNAKFGQPEVNLGIIPGYGGTQRLTQLIGKGKALELMMTADFIGAEEAKSLGLVNHIAESHEELMTLANSILSKINSKAPLAIGMVIDSVNGYYTGEENGYQTEANSFAACCKSEDFKEGTKAFLEKRAAEFKGE from the coding sequence ATGGCTGATTTTGAAAACCTACAACTGGCTAATGACAATGGTGTACTAACCATCACCATCAACAGAGCCGAAAAACTAAATGCCTTAAATATCGCCACTATAGAAGAATTGCGTGAAGCTTTCCAAGATATTTATGATAATAACGAAGTGAAATCTGTCATTTTAACCGGTGCAGGAGAAAAAGCTTTCGTTGCCGGTGCTGATATTTCTGAGATCTCAGAATTAAATGAAATGAACGGCAGAAAATTTTCTGAAAATGGTCAGGAAGTGTTTGAAATGATAGAGAAATGTCACAAACCTGTCTTGGCAGCTGTAAATGGCTTCGCTTTAGGCGGTGGTTGTGAGCTGGCAATGGCTTGTCATATGCGTATTGCAACTCCTAATGCTAAGTTTGGTCAACCAGAAGTAAACCTCGGAATTATACCAGGTTATGGCGGTACTCAAAGATTAACTCAGCTGATAGGCAAAGGAAAAGCCCTAGAACTGATGATGACAGCTGATTTCATTGGAGCAGAAGAGGCAAAAAGTCTTGGTTTAGTAAATCATATAGCTGAAAGTCATGAAGAATTAATGACTTTAGCCAATTCTATCTTAAGTAAAATAAATAGCAAAGCACCTCTTGCCATTGGTATGGTGATAGATAGTGTAAATGGATATTATACAGGTGAAGAAAATGGTTACCAAACAGAAGCTAATAGCTTTGCAGCTTGTTGCAAGTCCGAAGATTTCAAAGAAGGAACAAAAGCCTTTTTAGAGAAAAGAGCTGCTGAGTTTAAAGGAGAGTAG
- a CDS encoding lipopolysaccharide biosynthesis protein — protein MNPLKKLASEAGLYGLPSILGRVLNYLLVPIHTGVFMREQFGTIGVLYAYAAFLNIIYTYGMETAYFRFTTKEKSESYYSNAFTAVLLTSVLFSGSIFIFANQIIQFLELDVQTYIVRYLAVIFFVDAIVAIPFAKLRLAHKARKFAFARISSIVLNIIFNLCFLMLFPFLAKNGWMNWATQEPYDIGYVFLANLLANLSMVFILYKEIFMQKLQFHWPKVKKMLVYALPILIMGLAGISVEQLDKIIFTHILPENFYDDKTAKAALGVYMASFKLSIFMALAIQAFRYAGEPFFFSQAEDKEAPELFAKVLYYFVSLSLVIWVGVSLNADLIGRIFLSGDEYREALFLVPILLFGKLFFGIYINLSIWFKVTDKTYYGVYISVVGGIVALIGNILLIPVLGYTGAALTSVLAYFSMMIYCYFSGQKHFKIPYPVGKISLNILIAGIIIVAFFYLKPSSVWLNYGLGLLITLLYIGLMFLYERKRIFSEKLK, from the coding sequence ATGAACCCACTTAAAAAATTAGCATCTGAAGCCGGTTTGTATGGATTGCCCAGCATCTTGGGTAGGGTGCTGAATTATTTATTGGTTCCGATACATACGGGAGTTTTCATGCGAGAGCAATTTGGAACCATAGGGGTATTATATGCGTATGCGGCTTTTTTGAATATCATTTATACTTATGGTATGGAAACGGCATATTTCCGTTTTACCACCAAGGAAAAATCAGAGAGCTATTATTCCAACGCATTTACTGCTGTTCTTTTAACTTCCGTGCTATTCAGTGGAAGTATTTTCATATTCGCTAATCAAATAATTCAATTCCTTGAATTAGATGTTCAAACTTACATTGTCCGATATCTAGCGGTCATCTTTTTTGTCGATGCTATAGTAGCTATTCCTTTTGCAAAACTTCGATTAGCTCATAAAGCCCGAAAATTTGCTTTTGCCAGAATCAGTAGCATAGTGCTCAATATAATTTTCAATCTCTGTTTTTTAATGCTTTTTCCATTTTTGGCAAAAAACGGTTGGATGAATTGGGCTACACAAGAGCCTTATGATATTGGGTATGTGTTTTTAGCTAATCTTTTAGCCAATTTATCAATGGTTTTCATTTTGTATAAAGAAATATTTATGCAAAAACTACAATTCCATTGGCCTAAAGTAAAAAAGATGTTGGTCTATGCATTACCAATTTTGATAATGGGATTGGCAGGAATATCGGTGGAACAATTAGATAAAATCATTTTTACTCATATTTTACCTGAAAATTTTTATGATGACAAAACCGCTAAAGCGGCTTTAGGGGTTTATATGGCCTCCTTCAAATTAAGTATTTTTATGGCTTTGGCAATTCAGGCATTTCGCTATGCAGGGGAGCCCTTCTTTTTCAGTCAGGCGGAGGATAAAGAAGCACCAGAGCTTTTCGCTAAAGTACTTTATTATTTTGTTTCTCTATCACTTGTAATTTGGGTAGGGGTTAGTCTAAATGCTGATTTAATAGGGAGAATATTTCTAAGTGGTGATGAATATAGGGAGGCACTGTTTTTAGTACCTATATTGCTCTTTGGTAAATTGTTTTTTGGAATCTATATCAATCTCAGTATTTGGTTTAAAGTGACCGACAAAACGTATTATGGAGTCTATATTAGTGTAGTTGGGGGTATTGTAGCTTTAATAGGGAATATCCTGTTAATCCCGGTATTAGGTTATACTGGAGCCGCACTGACTTCAGTTTTGGCTTATTTCAGTATGATGATCTATTGTTATTTCAGTGGTCAAAAACATTTTAAAATTCCTTATCCGGTAGGTAAAATATCATTAAACATTTTAATAGCAGGAATCATAATTGTTGCTTTTTTCTACCTTAAACCAAGCTCTGTTTGGCTTAATTATGGGTTGGGATTACTGATTACATTATTATATATAGGTTTGATGTTTCTATATGAACGCAAAAGGATTTTTTCCGAAAAATTAAAATGA
- the dut gene encoding dUTP diphosphatase: MQVKVINKSNNELPAYQTQSAAGLDLRANLDEPINLKPMQRVLVPTGLFMELPDGYEAQIRPRSGLAFKHGITVLNSPGTIDADYRGEIKILLVNLSDEAFFIESGERVAQMVISKHEQIDWSLVDTLEDSKRSAGGFGSTG; the protein is encoded by the coding sequence ATGCAAGTAAAAGTTATAAATAAATCAAATAATGAATTACCAGCGTATCAAACGCAAAGTGCTGCTGGTTTAGATTTAAGAGCAAATTTAGATGAGCCTATCAATTTGAAACCTATGCAAAGGGTTTTGGTGCCAACGGGCTTATTTATGGAATTGCCTGATGGTTATGAAGCGCAAATCCGTCCGAGAAGTGGATTAGCATTTAAACATGGGATAACGGTTTTGAATAGTCCTGGCACGATTGATGCAGATTACAGAGGAGAGATTAAAATTTTATTGGTTAATTTATCAGATGAAGCTTTTTTTATTGAATCTGGAGAAAGGGTAGCCCAAATGGTGATTTCCAAGCATGAGCAAATTGATTGGAGCTTAGTGGATACTTTGGAAGATTCTAAAAGAAGTGCAGGTGGTTTTGGGAGTACAGGGTAG
- a CDS encoding sugar phosphate nucleotidyltransferase, whose amino-acid sequence MNIIIPMAGMGKRMRPHTLTVPKPLVPIAGKPIVQRLVEDIAKVCGSEVDKIGFIIKSSFGEEIEKSLLKIAESVGAKGSIHYQEEALGTAHAIMCAKDLLDGNTVVAFADTLFKADFKLDTSEEGIIWTQKVDDPSAFGVVKVNDDNVITDFIEKPKTPVSNLAIIGIYYFQKGEDLRKELQYLLDNDIKDAGGEFQITVALENMKDKGIKLRPGTVTEWLDCGNKDATVYTNQRYLEFIKSEELISKSSKIEDSVIIPPVYLGKNVFIKNSVIGPHVSIGDDTEVQDSRISNSIIQTNSIISEAQIKNSMLGNFVLYNGAAKDLSIGDYNKVIE is encoded by the coding sequence ATGAACATTATCATTCCAATGGCCGGCATGGGAAAACGCATGCGGCCGCATACGTTAACAGTTCCAAAACCATTAGTACCTATTGCTGGAAAGCCAATTGTTCAGCGTTTGGTAGAAGATATCGCAAAAGTTTGCGGAAGCGAAGTCGATAAAATAGGATTTATCATTAAATCTTCTTTCGGGGAAGAAATTGAGAAAAGCTTATTAAAAATTGCAGAATCTGTTGGAGCAAAAGGTTCAATTCATTATCAAGAAGAAGCTTTAGGGACTGCTCACGCTATTATGTGTGCCAAAGATTTATTGGATGGAAATACGGTAGTGGCTTTTGCAGATACCCTATTTAAAGCTGATTTCAAATTGGATACTTCAGAAGAAGGCATCATTTGGACTCAAAAAGTTGATGATCCTTCCGCATTTGGTGTGGTGAAGGTAAATGATGATAACGTTATTACTGATTTCATTGAAAAACCAAAAACCCCTGTTTCCAACTTGGCAATAATTGGTATTTATTATTTCCAAAAAGGAGAGGACTTAAGAAAAGAACTTCAATACCTGCTTGATAATGATATTAAAGATGCGGGTGGTGAATTCCAAATCACAGTGGCATTGGAAAACATGAAAGATAAGGGTATTAAATTGCGTCCCGGAACAGTTACGGAATGGCTGGATTGCGGGAACAAAGATGCCACAGTTTATACCAATCAACGCTATTTGGAGTTTATTAAAAGTGAAGAATTAATTAGTAAATCCTCTAAAATAGAAGATTCTGTTATTATACCTCCAGTTTATTTAGGCAAGAATGTTTTTATTAAAAACTCTGTAATAGGTCCGCACGTTTCCATCGGAGACGATACTGAGGTTCAGGATAGCAGAATTAGCAATAGTATTATTCAAACAAATTCCATCATATCTGAAGCACAAATAAAAAACAGTATGCTAGGGAATTTTGTATTGTATAACGGAGCAGCAAAAGATTTGAGTATAGGAGATTATAATAAGGTGATTGAATAA
- a CDS encoding tetratricopeptide repeat protein, with translation MNINFQYIFKVLLIFCLLYGQGLAIYAQTPETPEIPQQEDILPDADPLKVDRFNVEFLIVEGMHFLSIDNAAKALDSFMKAHQIMPDNAAINFKIAKILKESEDTDQALFYISKATDKEETNYYYQALKAEILTEKGDLSNAISAYEDLYEYSEDAPDDYLLELAALYLYNGNPDMALKTYNRIEKRIGILEEVSTQKQKIYLKQNKLKEAIAEGKRLVEAYPKIGEYAVSVSQILVSNDKKKEAIEYLNNHLVEHPNQALVEMELGKLYRQSNEMELAMKHFKSAFSSEEIPLEDKLNNFVALIQKLSTDKELNSLKGLGRSILEIHSTDANAYAANGDLYFALEEKDSAQYFYKKAVDINGNNFQLWQNLLSLEMENNNYENVIDYADEALSYFPNQPVLYLYAGSAHFSLKNFKKAIMFWEQGKSIVYGNDRMKSSFAAQLADAYHADKQYEKAFKTYEEAIKANPTNYFAINNYAYYLSLKKQNLERAKELSARMVKANPDNATFLDTHAWVLFQKEEYQEALKYLERAVENQSSATIVEHYADALYKNGQKEKALEQWKRAKSLGGASELIDKKISNKKYYDASI, from the coding sequence GTGAATATAAATTTTCAATATATATTTAAAGTTCTTCTTATTTTCTGCCTTTTATATGGACAGGGTTTGGCGATTTATGCCCAAACTCCGGAAACTCCAGAAATCCCTCAACAAGAAGATATATTGCCTGATGCCGATCCATTAAAGGTAGATCGTTTTAATGTTGAGTTTTTAATAGTAGAAGGTATGCATTTCTTGTCTATTGATAATGCAGCTAAAGCACTGGACAGCTTCATGAAGGCTCACCAAATTATGCCTGACAATGCAGCCATAAATTTTAAAATTGCTAAAATCCTTAAAGAAAGTGAAGATACGGATCAGGCCCTTTTTTACATTTCAAAAGCAACAGATAAAGAAGAGACCAATTACTATTACCAAGCTTTGAAAGCTGAAATTTTAACTGAAAAAGGAGATTTGTCGAATGCAATTTCCGCTTATGAGGATTTATATGAGTATTCAGAAGATGCGCCAGATGACTACCTATTAGAATTGGCAGCTCTTTACCTTTACAATGGAAATCCTGATATGGCTTTGAAAACCTATAACAGAATTGAGAAGCGAATTGGGATTTTAGAAGAAGTAAGCACTCAAAAGCAAAAAATTTATTTAAAGCAGAACAAACTAAAAGAGGCAATTGCTGAAGGTAAAAGATTGGTAGAAGCTTATCCTAAGATTGGGGAGTATGCAGTATCTGTTTCTCAAATATTGGTATCTAATGATAAGAAAAAAGAAGCTATCGAATATTTGAATAATCATTTAGTGGAACATCCAAATCAAGCATTGGTTGAAATGGAACTGGGCAAGTTATACAGACAATCCAACGAAATGGAATTGGCAATGAAGCATTTCAAAAGTGCTTTTAGTTCTGAGGAAATTCCATTGGAAGATAAGCTGAATAACTTTGTAGCGCTTATTCAAAAGCTTTCAACTGATAAAGAATTGAATAGCTTGAAAGGCTTAGGGAGAAGTATTTTAGAAATACATTCAACGGATGCCAATGCATATGCTGCAAACGGTGATTTATATTTTGCACTTGAAGAAAAAGACAGTGCTCAATATTTCTATAAAAAAGCGGTGGATATAAACGGTAATAATTTTCAATTATGGCAAAATTTATTGTCTTTGGAGATGGAAAATAATAATTACGAAAATGTAATCGATTATGCTGATGAAGCCCTTTCCTATTTCCCAAATCAGCCAGTATTGTATTTATATGCTGGTTCTGCACATTTTTCTTTAAAGAATTTTAAGAAGGCAATTATGTTTTGGGAGCAAGGCAAATCGATTGTTTACGGAAATGATAGGATGAAAAGCAGCTTTGCAGCTCAATTAGCCGATGCCTACCATGCAGATAAACAATATGAAAAAGCTTTCAAAACTTACGAAGAAGCCATAAAAGCTAATCCGACTAATTATTTTGCTATAAATAATTACGCTTATTATTTGTCCTTGAAAAAACAGAATTTAGAAAGGGCAAAGGAACTTTCAGCTAGAATGGTAAAGGCAAATCCTGATAATGCCACTTTTTTGGATACTCACGCTTGGGTGTTATTTCAGAAGGAAGAATATCAAGAAGCTCTAAAATATCTGGAGAGAGCAGTAGAGAATCAGTCGTCTGCCACTATTGTAGAACATTATGCTGATGCGCTTTATAAAAACGGACAAAAAGAAAAAGCATTGGAACAATGGAAGAGAGCCAAATCTTTAGGCGGAGCTTCTGAATTAATTGATAAAAAAATATCTAATAAAAAATATTATGATGCGTCTATTTAG
- a CDS encoding DUF4292 domain-containing protein — translation MMRLFSVLICCAVLIFSSCGKKLLPTSSVEEEYALEKFDFEYLQAKSKIRFSSPDKSLSSSATIRMKKDSVIWVSVSPIFGIEAARGFISQDTIVFMDRVNKDVYRYNYETLSNTLNFEVDFEMVQSILLGNQVFDFKGDDNFSKKSGELKIGQKRGRFELETTAAVDNRKVRNVKVREIPDGSKMEIIFSEFNIIAEQAFPFNTDVEIISKGKNGEERTQVEINHSKVEVGNTPISFPFSVSSKYEN, via the coding sequence ATGATGCGTCTATTTAGTGTGTTGATTTGTTGTGCAGTTTTGATTTTTTCCTCTTGTGGTAAAAAGCTTTTACCAACTTCTTCTGTGGAGGAAGAATACGCATTAGAGAAGTTTGATTTTGAGTATCTACAAGCTAAATCCAAAATTAGATTTAGTTCGCCAGACAAAAGCTTAAGCTCAAGTGCTACAATTAGAATGAAGAAAGATAGTGTTATTTGGGTTTCAGTTTCGCCTATCTTTGGAATAGAAGCAGCTCGTGGCTTTATTAGTCAAGACACTATTGTGTTCATGGATAGAGTCAATAAAGATGTCTATCGATATAATTACGAAACTTTGAGCAACACGCTTAATTTTGAAGTAGATTTTGAAATGGTGCAATCTATCCTTCTTGGAAATCAGGTGTTTGATTTTAAAGGAGATGATAATTTTTCGAAAAAATCCGGAGAACTTAAAATTGGTCAAAAAAGAGGGAGGTTTGAATTGGAAACAACAGCCGCTGTTGATAACAGAAAAGTTAGAAATGTAAAAGTTCGTGAAATTCCTGATGGGAGTAAAATGGAAATCATATTTTCTGAATTTAACATCATAGCAGAACAAGCATTTCCATTTAATACCGATGTAGAAATCATATCAAAAGGAAAAAATGGTGAAGAAAGGACTCAAGTTGAAATCAATCATTCAAAAGTAGAAGTAGGGAATACTCCGATTTCCTTTCCTTTTAGCGTATCCAGTAAATATGAAAATTAA
- a CDS encoding murein hydrolase activator EnvC family protein translates to MKIKIFHIGLFVFLFTFGHLANAQKSREELEKEKKENLEKISQAEKILNQTTSKKRATIGQLNALNYKIEAQQSLTNSISNELNLLNQKLNEIGSIINSMESDLDKMKAEYASMLYATQKSNQSLSKLAYIFASTSFYEMFMRLKYMEYYGKMRRQQASQIEMIKDLLIGQKESVEEVRLEKSTLLQEQIFRNRELNKLKQQQSSLVAELNKREKQVKNEIEDRKKAVDNLEKIIADLIKKEIEKSSKGASSTKFALTPEAKELSDSFAGNRNKLFWPVNSGFISQKFGTHPHPVYKNIQVNNDGIDIQTNENEEIRSVFDGEVRNVAFIPGMNNVVMVQHGEYFTVYAKLKEVKVKKGDKITAKETLGIVYTDNDGTSEIQFQVWKNNQKLNPEQWLFKK, encoded by the coding sequence ATGAAAATTAAAATTTTCCACATTGGCTTATTCGTTTTCCTTTTTACTTTTGGGCATTTAGCTAATGCCCAAAAATCAAGGGAAGAACTCGAGAAAGAAAAGAAAGAAAATCTCGAGAAAATCAGTCAGGCTGAAAAAATATTAAATCAAACTACATCCAAAAAGAGAGCTACAATTGGACAATTGAATGCACTGAATTATAAAATTGAAGCTCAGCAATCCTTAACAAATTCTATATCTAACGAGCTTAATTTATTGAACCAAAAGTTGAATGAAATTGGAAGCATCATTAACTCTATGGAAAGCGACTTAGATAAAATGAAGGCAGAATATGCTAGTATGCTATATGCTACCCAAAAAAGTAATCAGTCTTTAAGCAAACTTGCCTATATTTTTGCTTCAACCTCTTTTTATGAAATGTTTATGCGCCTTAAATATATGGAGTATTACGGTAAAATGCGTAGACAGCAAGCCTCTCAAATTGAAATGATTAAAGATTTATTAATCGGCCAAAAAGAAAGTGTGGAAGAGGTAAGGTTGGAAAAAAGCACCTTATTGCAAGAACAGATTTTCAGGAATAGAGAATTAAATAAACTAAAACAACAACAAAGTAGCTTAGTTGCGGAGTTAAATAAGCGGGAGAAACAAGTTAAGAATGAAATTGAGGATAGGAAAAAGGCAGTTGATAATCTTGAAAAAATCATAGCCGATTTAATTAAGAAAGAAATAGAGAAAAGTTCTAAGGGAGCTTCCTCTACTAAATTTGCACTAACTCCGGAAGCGAAAGAACTGTCAGATTCTTTCGCTGGCAATAGAAATAAATTATTCTGGCCAGTGAATTCAGGTTTCATTTCCCAAAAATTCGGAACCCATCCACATCCTGTTTATAAAAATATTCAGGTCAATAATGATGGAATTGATATCCAAACCAATGAAAATGAGGAGATAAGATCCGTTTTTGATGGAGAAGTAAGAAATGTGGCTTTCATTCCAGGTATGAACAATGTAGTGATGGTGCAACACGGGGAGTATTTCACTGTATATGCAAAACTAAAAGAAGTGAAAGTAAAGAAAGGGGATAAAATAACCGCTAAAGAAACTTTAGGTATTGTTTATACAGATAATGATGGCACCTCAGAAATCCAATTCCAAGTGTGGAAGAATAACCAGAAACTAAATCCAGAGCAATGGTTGTTTAAGAAGTGA